In the genome of Streptomyces sp. NBC_00433, the window AGCCGCCGCATCGCCCTGATCGCCGCGGCCGGCGTACTGGCCGGCGGCGGCGCCTCCCTCGCGCTCGCCGGCACCGGACAGGCGGCGACCCCCGCGGCGCAGCACCGTACGAGCGCGGCGGCGCCCGCGGCCACCGGCACGGGCCTGGCCGACTCGCACAAGAAGGAGATCGCGATGGAGCTGGTCTCCTCCGCCGAGAACTCCTCGCTGGACTGGAAGGCCCAGTACAAATACATCGAGGACATCGGCGACGGCCGCGGCTACACCGCCGGCATCATCGGCTTCTGCTCCGGCACCGGCGACATGCTGGAGCTGGTCCAGCACTACACCGACCTCAAACCCGGCAATGTGCTGGCGAAGTACCTCCCCGCGCTGGAGCAGGTGAACGGCACCGACTCGCACTCCGGCCTCGGCTCGGCCTTCGTCAGCGCCTGGAAGACCGCCGCGAAGGACACCGTCTTCCAGCAGGCGCAGAACGACGAGCGCGACGACGTCTACTTCAACCCGTCGGTGAACCAGGCCAAGTCCGACGGCCTCGGCACCCTCGGGCAGTTCATCTACTACGACGCCATCGTCATGCACGGCCCCGGCAACGACTCGGTCAGCTTCGGCGGCATCCGCAAGACCGCGATGAAGAAGGCCAAGACCCCGGCGCAGGGCGGCAACGAGACCACCTACCTCAACGCCTTCCTCGACGCCCGCAAGGCCGCGATGAAGACCGAGGACGCGCACGACGACACCAGCCGCGTCGACACCGAGCAGCGCCCCTTCCTCCAGGCGGGCAACCTCAACCTCGACCCGCCGCTGCACTGGAAGACCTACGGGGACTCGTACCAGATCCTCACCCTGCCCTAGCGGTGGGCAGCGGCCCGGACGCGCCCGCCATCCCGCGTCCGGGCCGCTGCTAGGCTCCGCCGTACCCCCGCAGAGGTCCGATGTCTGCGGGCCCGTACGAGGGAGGAACCACCGCCCATGCTGCGCTACCAGCTGACCCACCCGACGATTCTGGCCGCGCTGGCCTCCGCTGGCCACGGCTCCCGGGTACTGATCAGCGACGGCCACTACCCGCACACCACCGGCGCCAACCCGGCCGCCCAGCGCGTCTACCTCAACCTCGCCCCCGACCGCCTGCTGGTCACCGAGGTGCTCGCCACCCTGACCGACGCGGCCCCCATCGAGTCCGCCACCGTCATGTCCCCGCCCCCCGCCCAGCCGGAACCCCCCGTCTTCGCCGACTTCCGCACCGCCCTCCCCCACCTCCCGTCCCTCGACACCCTGGACCGCTTCGCCTTCTACGACGCGGCCCGCGCCCCTGACACGGCCCTGGTCATCGCCACGGGCGACCGGCGTACGTACGCCAACCTGCTCCTGACCCTCGGCGTCCGCCAGGACTGATCGCCCGCCCGCCGCAAGTGGCCCAGGGCACGGCAGGTCGGGCGCAAGAAGGCGCTGCTGGGCGCCGGGGCGTGAGGGCCGGGCGGGGTGTGAGACTGGTCGGGTGATCACCCCCGGCACCTCGACCGATCTCGTACGGCGGCTGCTCCGCGCCCAGTTCCCGCAGTGGGCCGGGCTGGCCGTCGAGGCGGTCGGGGTGGTGGGGACCGCCAACGCGGTCTATCGGGTCGGGGGCGGGCTCTCCGTGCGGCTGCCGTTGGGGGAGGGCGCCGCGGGGGATGTGGGCAAGGAGCGGCGGTGGCTGCCGCGGCTCGCGGCCGCGGTGCCGCTGGAGGTGCCGCGGCCGGTGGGTGTCGGGGAGCCGGGGGAAGGGTTTCCGTGGCCGTGGGCGGTGCACACGTGGCTGGACGGAGTGCCGCCGGTGCCGGGGGAGTTGGCCGATCCGGCGGGGGTGGCGCGGGACTTGGCCGCCTTCGTCGGCGCACTGCGGCGGGTCGACACGGCGGGGGCGCCGGCCGCGCACCGCAGTGAGCCGCTGGCCGCCAGGGACGCGGAGACCCGGGAGGCGGCCGCGGAACTGCGGGACCACCTCGCGCCCGCGGTGGCCGACGCGGTGTGGTCGGCGGCCCTGGCCGCGGACACCGCGGACACGGCGCCGGTGTGGCTGCACTCCGACCTCCAGCCGGGCAACCTGCTGCTCACCGGCGACCGGCTGACCGGCGTCATCGACTTCGGCTGCCTGGGCGCGGGCGACCCGGCCGTCGACCTGATCCCCGCCTGGTACGTGCTGCCCGCCGCCGCCCGCCCGGTCTTCAGGGACGCGGTCGGCGCCGACGACGAGGCCTGGGCGCGGGGCCGCGGCTGGGCGCTGTCCATCGCCCTCATGGAGCTGCGCGCCTACCGCACCGCGAACCCGCGGATGGCCGCGATCGCCGAGCACGTACTCCGTGAGATCGGCGCGGACGCCGGCCGGGGCCCGGCGGTCGGTTCGGGCGAAGTGCCGGGCGGTCCGCCGTCCGCGGGAGGATAATCCCGCTGTATGGCCATCGACTACCGCAAGCCTCCCAAGGCGCCCTCCACCGGAGCGATCAGTCTGGAGAAGGTCGCGCGCAGCGCCCCCGAACTGGTCGGCCGCTACCAGTCCGCCGCGGTCTCGCTGGCCAAGCACCAGGTCAGCGGCCAACGGGCCGCCGTCTACCTGGTGTTGGATCGCTCAGGGAGCATGCGGCCGTACTACAAGGACGGGTCCGTACAGCATCTGGCGGAGCAGACCCTCGCGTTGGCGGCCAATCTGGACGACGACGGGGTGGTGCCGGTCGTCTTCTTCTCGACGGCGGTCGACGGGATCGCCGAGATCGGCCTCGACGCCTTCCGGGACCGCATCAACCCGCTGCACAGATCCATGGGGCATCTCGGGCTGACGAACTACCACCTGGCCATGCAGGCCGTCATCGACCACTACCAGGCGTGCGGGGCGGACGACCCGGCCTTCGTGGTCTTCCAGACGGACGGTTCGCCGACCTCCAGGAACGCGGCGGAGCATCTGATCTGCACGGCGGCGCAGTTGCCGATCTTCTGGCAGTTCGTCGGCTTCGGCGACAGCGATTTCCGCTTCCTCCGCAAGCTCGACGAGCTTCCGGTGCCGGAGCGGCGCGTCGTCGACAATGCCGGCTTCTTCGCCGCGGGCAAGGCGCCGAAGGACATCTCGGACGGGGATCTCTACGATGCCCTGCTCGGGGAGTTCCCGACCTGGCTGACCGCCGCGCGCGACGCCGGGGTCATCGGCGGCCGAGGTCAGGAGCAGGGCCGAGATCAGGAGCGGGGCCGAGGTCAGGAGCGGGGCTGGCTCAAGGGCAGAGGTCGCCGCTGGGCGGGCCTACGTAGGCGTGGCTGAGCTGCCACCATGCCAGGCCCATGACGGCCACGGCCGTCACCGCGAGTGCGGCGCGCGGAAGGCGGTTCCCGGGCGGGCCGGCCGTTCCGTAGCCGAGTACGGCGCCGTCGGAGCGCCAGCTCAGCCCTGAGCCGTTGGACTGGGCGGACAGCCACGAGCCGGACGACTGGAACGAGCCGACCGACAGGGCGGACATCGCCGAGCCGAGCGAACCGAAGGACCCGAAGGACGCCACCGACCCCACGGACAGGGCCGAGCCGGCCGAGCCGATGGACAGCACGGACTCCGTCGAGCCGATGGACAGCAGCGAGTTGCGCGAACCGATCGACCAGCGTGAGGACATGGCGCCCATTGTGTCGCCCCGCCGGGCGGGAGGCCGCCTTCCACGCGCGGGGGCTTCCGGCTCCCCGGTCAGGCCCCGGGACCGGTCCGGCTCACGCCGGGTGGCGCTGGCGCAGTTCTTCGAGCACCCGGGTGGTGTGCCCCAGGTCGCGCATCAGGGCGGGCGGCGGCACCGCGAGGACGGGGCAGCGCGCGTGGGCCAGGCAGTAGCGGGCGACGCCGCCGTGGAAGAGGCGCTGGAAGCCGCCCCGCCTGCCGGTGCTGACCACCAGCAGGTCGTCGGGCCGGTCGGCGAGTGCGACCAAGGCGGTCGCGGGTTCGCCCCTGGCCGTGACGAGCCGCACCCGCACGCCGTACGGGAAACCTCCGAAGGCGTCGCGGAAGGCCTGCTCCAGGCGCGCGGCGGCCGCGTTCTCCAACGCGGCCGGCGGGGAGGGCCAGGGGTTCGTGCGGTGGCCGTGCTCACCGGCGGGCGGCGCCCACGCGAGCACCGCGGTCAGCTCGGCGTCGCGGCGCCTGGCCTCGTCCACGGCGCGGTGCAGCGCCGCCAGGCTCAGCAGCGATCCGCTGACTCCGACGACGACCCGTCCGCCTTGTGCCATCGCGCGCCGCCTCCTTTCCAGTCCTGTCCGTACGCCCTCGGCCCGGTCCCGCACCGCAGGTGCGGTGGAGGCCGCGCACACGGGCGACGCTAGCCCCGCGGGCCCGCGGTTCCCCGCGTACCGGCGGCGTCCTGACGCGTGCTTGACGTCATCGGGCGCGGCCCTGACGCGCCGCTGACGTTGCCGCCGCCGGCTCGCGACATGCGCGCCTCACAACCGGCGCCGGCTCGCGACGTACGCGCCTCACAACCGGCGCCAGCGGGCCGAGGCGAAGGAGAACAGGCCGAACAGGATCAGCCCGGCCGCCACCACGACCAGCAGCCAGGGCCCGGCCGGGGTGTGCGCGAAGGACCGCAGCGTGTCGTCCATGCCCTTGGCCTTGCCCGGGTCGAAGCGGACGGCGGCCACGACCGCGAAGGCGCCCGCGCCCGCGTAGACGCCGCCGCGGGCCGCCCCGCCGCCGGTGCCGGTGACCGTCACGGCGGTCCCGACACGCCGGCCCATGCGCCCGGTCTCCAGCTTCTCGAGGAATTTGCGCCGCACCGCCCGCACCCCGATCACCACGCCCGCCGCGCACAGGCCCAGGCCCAGGGCGCCGACCATCCACCGGCCGCCGGGCAGTTTGAGCAGCGAGGCCGTCACGTCCTTGGACTTCTGGTCACTGCCGGAGCTGCCGCCCGAGCCGGCGGCATAGGTGGCGGTACCCCAGCTCACCACGGCGTAGAAGACCGCGCGGGCGCCGGCGGCGAGCCGCTTGCCGGTGCTCTCGTCGCCGAGGACGGCGCTCGCGCCGCGCCACAGGGCCATGCAGGCGAGGCCCGCGGCCAGCAGCCACAGCAGCCCGGTGCCGAACGGCTGCCGGGCGATCTGCCGCAGGGCGCCCTGGCGGTCCGCCTCGTTGCCGCTCTCGCCGAAGGCGACGCGCAGGGCGAGGTAGCCGACGAGGAGGTAGATCACCCCGCGCGCGGTGAAGCCGGCCCGCCCGGCGGGCCTGAGTACGGCCCGCATCGGCGGCCGTCCGGCCGCCCGGGGCGTTTGGCGCCGTCCATGGATCTGTGCCGACATCGCCGTCTGCCTCTCTGTCTGTGTTGCTGCGGGGCCGTCAGGCCTGTCCGCGTGGATACGGGCCCGTCAGGCGTTCTGGACCGCGACGGAGCCGGAGGTCACCGTGAGGGCGACCCGGTGCGCGGCCGCGGGGTCGCGCGGGACCAGGACCTGGACGTCGGCGGAGGCCGCGGCCGTCGTGACGGCGTAACCGTCGTCGGTGTGCGGCAGGCGTACGGCGACGGACGCGGAGGACGCGTGCACGTCGAGTTCGGTGGGCGCGGCGCCGAAGCCGAGGTCGGCGCTGCCCGACACGACGGTGATGTCGGCGTGCGAGGGCCGCAGGTCCCGGGTGGTGAGCTGGAGCGAGGAGCCGTCGAGGCTGAGGTCGCCGCCGAGCCCTTCGAGCACGGCCACGCCGGAGGTCTGCCGCAGCCGCAGCCCGGTGTGCTGGGGCAGCACCAGGAAAAGGGTGCCCGCACAGGGCTGCAAGGCGCCGTCGCCGTCCGCGCAGCCCACGGTCAGGGTGCCGCCCGAGGTGCTGCCGTGCAGGACGGCGGGCCTGCCGTCGGCGCGGTGGTAGCTGCCGGTGACCGCGTGCGCGTCGGGGTCCGCGGTCACCTGGACGGTGCCTGACACCGCGTCGACCACGACCGTGCCGGCGTCGGCGGCCCGGAAGCCGTACGTGCTGTGCGCGGGCCAGTCCCGGCCGCCGTCACCGCTGCCGTCGCCGTCGCCGTCGTGCGCGGCCACGACCAGGCCGACGGTGACGGCGAGCACCACGGCGAGCCCGGCCGCGAGCACACCGGTGTGTAGCCGGCGGGGAGGCCGCGGCGGCCTTGTCGGTCTCGGCGGCACATCTGCTGTGTCCATGGCGGGCGCCTTCCCCGGCCCTGCGATGGCACGCCTGGGCAGCACCCGGGGCCGGGGAAGGCGCGCCGGCTCCTCACGACCCGGCACCTACGACTCCCTGACCGCCTTCGACTGCACAGCCCTCAACGCCCCCTCACCGCCAGGCGTTGGCCCCGCTCCCGCCCCGGTGAAGAGCCGGGTGGGCTCCTCGAAGCCGTGGACCCGGTGGTGCGGGTCGTGGGTAGGGTCGTCGTCCTGGCCGGGGAGGCTCGGGAGTGCGACGCCGTCGCATTCCGCCGATCACCGCGGCTCTGGAGGACCAGTCATGAACGACCAGCCGATCGGGGAGCGTCCGGGGATCGCGGCCGCGGTCATCGTCCATGAAGGGCGGGTCCTCATGGTTCGGCGGCGGGTGGCCGAGGGGCGGTTGTCCTGGCAGTTCCCGGCGGGGGAGATCGAGCCCGGGGAGACACCGCGGGCGGCGGCCGTGCGGGAGACGCGGGAGGAGACCGGGCTTCAGGTCGCCGCGGGTGAGGTGCTCGGGAAGCGGGTGCATCCGCAGACGAAGCGGCTCATGTCGTACACCGCCTGCCATGTCACCGACGGCTCCGCCTATGTGGCGGACACCGAGGAGCTGGCGGAGCTGGCCTGGTGCGCGCACGGCGAGCTGGCCGCGTATGTGCCCTACGGGCTCTTCGCGCCGGTGCGGGACTATCTCGACGCGGCCCTGGGCGGTGGCTGACGGCGGGGGGTCAGGCCGAGGGGAGGCGGATGCGGAAGGTGGCTCCGTGGCCCGGGGAGGTGTCCAGTTCGACGTGGCCGCCGTGGGCGGTGATCAGGGCCGCGGCTATGGACAGGCCGAGGCCCGCGCCGCCGCCGGTGGCGCGGGTGCGGGAGGCGTCGGTGCGGTAGAAGCGCTCGAAGACGCGGGCGGCCTGGGCGGGGGTGAGGCCGGGGCCGGTGTCGGCGACTTCGAGGACGCCGTGGCCGTCGGCGGTGCCGACGCCGATGCGGACGGGGGTGCCGGGCGGGGTGTGGGCGACGGCATTGCCGACGAGGTTGGCGACGACCTGGCGCAGCCGGGCCTCGTCGCCCAGGACGGGGGCGGGGGCGGGGGGCCCTGAGCCGGGTCCGGTGAGGGTGACCTCGCGGGTCGGGTCGAGCGCGGTGGTGTCGTGGAGGGCGTCGACCGCGAGGGTGCGCAGGTCCATCGGGGCGAGCTGGACCGGGCGCAGCTCCTCGGTGCGGACCAGCGTCAGCAGGTCCTCGACCAGGCCGCCGAGGCGTACGGCCTCGCTCTCGATACGGGCCATGGTCCGCTTGACGTCGGCGTCGTCGGGCAGCGCGCCCATCCGGTGGAGCTCGGCGAATCCGCGGATGCCGGCCAGCGGGGTGCGCAGCTCGTGGCTGGCGTCGGCGACGAAGCGCCGCATCTGGTCCTCGGACTCGGCGCGGGCGGCGAAGGCCGACTCGATCTGGGCGAGCATGCCGTTGAGCGCGTAGGACAGCCGGCCGGCCTCGGTACGCGGTGAGGCGGCGGGCATGCGGTGGGACAGCGGGCGGCCCGCGGCGATCTCGGCGGCGGTCGCCTCGATCCGCCGCAGCGGCCGCAGCCCGGCCCGTACCGCGAACCAGCCCGCCACCCCGAGCAGCGCCACGACGACCGCGCCGATCAGCACGAAGGCGGTGCTGAGCCGGTCGGTGGTGGAGGACACCTCGTCCAGCGAGGCCGCGACGACGACGCCGGCCGGCAGCGTACGGCTCGGGGAGGCGGCGGTGACCGGCACGATCAGCACCCGCCAGCGGCCGCCGCCGTGGTCGCTGGCCACGCTGAAGGGCGTGCCCGTGTGCGCGGCGAGCGCGGCCGCGTCCATGGCGGGCCACAGCGGGCGCGGGTCGCCGGCCGCCACCGGCAGCCGGAACTGGTCGGAGACCTTCCCGTCGGCCGCGGCGAAGGCCACCACGAACTGGCTGGGCAGCCACGGCCGGTTGCCGTTGCCCGGCCGGATGTTGCGCGGCGCCGGGATGCCCTCGGTGCCGAGCCGCTGCGCGAGCGGGCCGCCGTAGCGCTCCAGCTGCTGGTCGACCCGCTGCACGAGCTGGCTGCGCACCGAGCCGAGCACCACCGTGTCGCTGACCGCGAGGCCCAGCAGCACCAGCACCAGCGACAGCAGCACGAGGCGGGAGCGCAGCGACAGCGCGGAGGGCCGCAAGGACCTGAGCGCGATCGGGAGGCGGCCCATGGCAGGCGCGCTCACGCCTGCGCGGGGCGGCGCAGCACGTAGCCGACGCCCCGGACGGTGTGGATGAGCTTGGCGGCGCCGTCCCCGCCCGAGTCGACCTTGCGCCGCACGTAGGAGATGTACGACTCGACGATGCTCAGGTCGCCGCCGAAGTCGTACGCCCACACGTGGTCGAGTATCTGCGGCTTGGAGACGACCCGGTCGGCGTTGGCCATCAGGTAGGCGAGCAGCTTGAACTCGGTGGGGGACAGCGACACCGGGCGGCCGGCCCGCAGCACCTGGTGGCCGACCGTGTCCAGCTCCAGGTCGCCGGCGACCAGCCGCCCGTCGTCGGTGCCGCCGCCGGTGCGGCGCAGGATCGCCCGGATGCGGGCGATCAGCTCCTCCAGGCTGAAGGGCTTGGTGACGTAGTCGTCGCCGCCGGCCGTCAGGCCGCTGATCTTGTCCTCGACGCCGTCCTTGGCGGTGAGGAAGAGCACCGGCAGCCGGTCGTCGGCCCCGGCGCGCGGGTGCGGGCCGGCCTCCTCGCGCAGCCGCCTGACGACGGCGAAGCCGTTCATGTCGGGCAGCATCACGTCGAGCACGACCAGGTCGGGCCGCTCACGGGCGACGGCGGCCAGCGCGTCGGCGCCGGTCGCGGCGGAGACGACCTTGAAGCCGACGAAGCGCAGGGACGCCGACAGCAGCTCCCTGATGTTCGGTTCGTCGTCCACCACCAGCAGGCTGGCCTCGGGCGTGTCCATCGAGCGACCTCCCGGCCCTGGGTGTGCGGCCGTACGGTGCCGCGACGTGCTGTCGCCGGGCACCGTACGCCTCGGAGCTGTGAGCGGACATGGAGCGGCGGGGTCAGTTCCCGCCGCCCGCGGTGCCGCCCGCGCCGCCGCCGAAGCCGCCGAAGCCGCCGAAGCCGGTCGGCTGCGTGGCGCCCTCGGTGACGGTGGTGGCGGCGACGTCGCCGGACGCGCCCTTGCTGCCGCGTACGGTCACCGTCTGGCCGGGCTTGAGGTCGGTGACCTTGCCGTCCTTGGACTCGGTGACCTTGGTGGACGCGCCGGTGGTGACCTTGACGATGTCGCCCTGCGCGTCGGTGACGTAGATGGTGCTGCCGTCGACCAGCTTGACGGTGCCGAAGGTCAGCCCGGCGGCGCCGCCGCCCGCGCCCGCCGTCGTACCCGTGCCGGCGGTGGCGCCGCCGCCGAAGCGTCCCGTGCCCGTACCGGCCGTGGTGCCGCCGCCGAA includes:
- a CDS encoding chitosanase, translated to MALIAAAGVLAGGGASLALAGTGQAATPAAQHRTSAAAPAATGTGLADSHKKEIAMELVSSAENSSLDWKAQYKYIEDIGDGRGYTAGIIGFCSGTGDMLELVQHYTDLKPGNVLAKYLPALEQVNGTDSHSGLGSAFVSAWKTAAKDTVFQQAQNDERDDVYFNPSVNQAKSDGLGTLGQFIYYDAIVMHGPGNDSVSFGGIRKTAMKKAKTPAQGGNETTYLNAFLDARKAAMKTEDAHDDTSRVDTEQRPFLQAGNLNLDPPLHWKTYGDSYQILTLP
- a CDS encoding RbsD or FucU transport; this encodes MLRYQLTHPTILAALASAGHGSRVLISDGHYPHTTGANPAAQRVYLNLAPDRLLVTEVLATLTDAAPIESATVMSPPPAQPEPPVFADFRTALPHLPSLDTLDRFAFYDAARAPDTALVIATGDRRTYANLLLTLGVRQD
- a CDS encoding aminoglycoside phosphotransferase family protein, whose protein sequence is MITPGTSTDLVRRLLRAQFPQWAGLAVEAVGVVGTANAVYRVGGGLSVRLPLGEGAAGDVGKERRWLPRLAAAVPLEVPRPVGVGEPGEGFPWPWAVHTWLDGVPPVPGELADPAGVARDLAAFVGALRRVDTAGAPAAHRSEPLAARDAETREAAAELRDHLAPAVADAVWSAALAADTADTAPVWLHSDLQPGNLLLTGDRLTGVIDFGCLGAGDPAVDLIPAWYVLPAAARPVFRDAVGADDEAWARGRGWALSIALMELRAYRTANPRMAAIAEHVLREIGADAGRGPAVGSGEVPGGPPSAGG
- a CDS encoding VWA domain-containing protein, with the protein product MAIDYRKPPKAPSTGAISLEKVARSAPELVGRYQSAAVSLAKHQVSGQRAAVYLVLDRSGSMRPYYKDGSVQHLAEQTLALAANLDDDGVVPVVFFSTAVDGIAEIGLDAFRDRINPLHRSMGHLGLTNYHLAMQAVIDHYQACGADDPAFVVFQTDGSPTSRNAAEHLICTAAQLPIFWQFVGFGDSDFRFLRKLDELPVPERRVVDNAGFFAAGKAPKDISDGDLYDALLGEFPTWLTAARDAGVIGGRGQEQGRDQERGRGQERGWLKGRGRRWAGLRRRG
- a CDS encoding universal stress protein; this encodes MAQGGRVVVGVSGSLLSLAALHRAVDEARRRDAELTAVLAWAPPAGEHGHRTNPWPSPPAALENAAAARLEQAFRDAFGGFPYGVRVRLVTARGEPATALVALADRPDDLLVVSTGRRGGFQRLFHGGVARYCLAHARCPVLAVPPPALMRDLGHTTRVLEELRQRHPA
- a CDS encoding DUF1206 domain-containing protein, which encodes MRAVLRPAGRAGFTARGVIYLLVGYLALRVAFGESGNEADRQGALRQIARQPFGTGLLWLLAAGLACMALWRGASAVLGDESTGKRLAAGARAVFYAVVSWGTATYAAGSGGSSGSDQKSKDVTASLLKLPGGRWMVGALGLGLCAAGVVIGVRAVRRKFLEKLETGRMGRRVGTAVTVTGTGGGAARGGVYAGAGAFAVVAAVRFDPGKAKGMDDTLRSFAHTPAGPWLLVVVAAGLILFGLFSFASARWRRL
- a CDS encoding NUDIX hydrolase, encoding MNDQPIGERPGIAAAVIVHEGRVLMVRRRVAEGRLSWQFPAGEIEPGETPRAAAVRETREETGLQVAAGEVLGKRVHPQTKRLMSYTACHVTDGSAYVADTEELAELAWCAHGELAAYVPYGLFAPVRDYLDAALGGG
- a CDS encoding HAMP domain-containing histidine kinase is translated as MGRLPIALRSLRPSALSLRSRLVLLSLVLVLLGLAVSDTVVLGSVRSQLVQRVDQQLERYGGPLAQRLGTEGIPAPRNIRPGNGNRPWLPSQFVVAFAAADGKVSDQFRLPVAAGDPRPLWPAMDAAALAAHTGTPFSVASDHGGGRWRVLIVPVTAASPSRTLPAGVVVAASLDEVSSTTDRLSTAFVLIGAVVVALLGVAGWFAVRAGLRPLRRIEATAAEIAAGRPLSHRMPAASPRTEAGRLSYALNGMLAQIESAFAARAESEDQMRRFVADASHELRTPLAGIRGFAELHRMGALPDDADVKRTMARIESEAVRLGGLVEDLLTLVRTEELRPVQLAPMDLRTLAVDALHDTTALDPTREVTLTGPGSGPPAPAPVLGDEARLRQVVANLVGNAVAHTPPGTPVRIGVGTADGHGVLEVADTGPGLTPAQAARVFERFYRTDASRTRATGGGAGLGLSIAAALITAHGGHVELDTSPGHGATFRIRLPSA
- a CDS encoding response regulator transcription factor is translated as MDTPEASLLVVDDEPNIRELLSASLRFVGFKVVSAATGADALAAVARERPDLVVLDVMLPDMNGFAVVRRLREEAGPHPRAGADDRLPVLFLTAKDGVEDKISGLTAGGDDYVTKPFSLEELIARIRAILRRTGGGTDDGRLVAGDLELDTVGHQVLRAGRPVSLSPTEFKLLAYLMANADRVVSKPQILDHVWAYDFGGDLSIVESYISYVRRKVDSGGDGAAKLIHTVRGVGYVLRRPAQA